A single region of the Drosophila takahashii strain IR98-3 E-12201 chromosome 2R, DtakHiC1v2, whole genome shotgun sequence genome encodes:
- the LOC108067861 gene encoding palmitoyltransferase ZDHHC2 isoform X8 → MGNDDHRRRKTPCGFCMAVFKWIPVLFITAVIAWSYYAYVVELCIRNSQNTIGMIFMLLFYHLFLTLFMWSYWRTIMTSVGRIPDQWRIPDEEVTRLFRADSPDTQKRILNNFARDLPVTNRTMNGSVRFCEKCKIIKPDRAHHCSVCSCCVLKMDHHCPWVNNCVNFYNYKYFVLFLGYALVYCLYVAFTSLHDFVDFWKTCWLMNVFSRFAVMFSKLLVLTDPSTIIMVTRHRDN, encoded by the exons ATGGGAAACGACGACCATCGACGGCGGAAGACTCCTTGCGGATTTTGCATGGCGGTCTTCAAGTGGATCCCGGTGCTGTTCATCACCGCGGTGATAGCCTGGTCCTACTACGCCTACGTGGTGGAGCTGTGTATCC GCAACTCGCAGAACACCATTGGCATGATCTTCATGCTGCTCTTCTACCACCTCTTCCTCACCCTGTTCATGTGGTCCTACTGGCGCACCATAATGACCTCCGTGGGCCGAATACCGGATCAG TGGCGGATACCGGACGAGGAAGTGACGCGACTATTCCGGGCCGACAGCCCGGACACCCAGAAACGCATTCTCAACAACTTTGCACGAGACTTGCCAGTCACTAATCG CACAATGAACGGCTCCGTGCGCTTCTGCGAAAAGTGCAAGATCATCAAGCCGGACCGGGCGCACCACTGCAGCGTGTGCAGCTGCTGCGTGCTGAAGATGGACCACCACTGCCCCTGGGTGAACAACTGCGTCAACTTCTACAACTACAAGTACTTCGTGCTGTTCCTGGGCTACGCACTCGTCTACTGCCTGTATGTGGCCTTCACCTCGCTGCACGACTTTGTCGACTTCTGGAAG ACCTGTTGGTTAATGAATGTATTCTCTCGTTTCGCTGTAATGTTCTCTAAACTACTTGTACTTACTGATCCAAGTACGATAATAATGGTTACTCGGCACAGGGACAACTGA
- the LOC108067861 gene encoding palmitoyltransferase ZDHHC20-B isoform X1: MGNDDHRRRKTPCGFCMAVFKWIPVLFITAVIAWSYYAYVVELCIRNSQNTIGMIFMLLFYHLFLTLFMWSYWRTIMTSVGRIPDQWRIPDEEVTRLFRADSPDTQKRILNNFARDLPVTNRTMNGSVRFCEKCKIIKPDRAHHCSVCSCCVLKMDHHCPWVNNCVNFYNYKYFVLFLGYALVYCLYVAFTSLHDFVDFWKVGAYDNNGYSAQGQLNASGMGRFHILFLFFIAIMFAISLVSLFGYHIYLVLMNRTTLESFRAPIFRVGGPDKNGYNLGRYANFCEVFGDDWQYWLLPVFSSRGDGYSYPTSSDQSRVSSTSPVQRYDAMGDTATSRLDGNPTDKLIGASPLDSTNHHHHQSPHQVRSTSAPPTQQLQLQPPSRFRDELDERPEHLANGQSLNSSTAAVRSSQAAEGGGANGAAVYIDMIGDHPLAAAGADPAKESPRPPNGDLPV, from the exons ATGGGAAACGACGACCATCGACGGCGGAAGACTCCTTGCGGATTTTGCATGGCGGTCTTCAAGTGGATCCCGGTGCTGTTCATCACCGCGGTGATAGCCTGGTCCTACTACGCCTACGTGGTGGAGCTGTGTATCC GCAACTCGCAGAACACCATTGGCATGATCTTCATGCTGCTCTTCTACCACCTCTTCCTCACCCTGTTCATGTGGTCCTACTGGCGCACCATAATGACCTCCGTGGGCCGAATACCGGATCAG TGGCGGATACCGGACGAGGAAGTGACGCGACTATTCCGGGCCGACAGCCCGGACACCCAGAAACGCATTCTCAACAACTTTGCACGAGACTTGCCAGTCACTAATCG CACAATGAACGGCTCCGTGCGCTTCTGCGAAAAGTGCAAGATCATCAAGCCGGACCGGGCGCACCACTGCAGCGTGTGCAGCTGCTGCGTGCTGAAGATGGACCACCACTGCCCCTGGGTGAACAACTGCGTCAACTTCTACAACTACAAGTACTTCGTGCTGTTCCTGGGCTACGCACTCGTCTACTGCCTGTATGTGGCCTTCACCTCGCTGCACGACTTTGTCGACTTCTGGAAGGTAGGTGCC TACGATAATAATGGTTACTCGGCACAGGGACAACTGAACGCCAGCGGAATGGGACGCTTTCACATCTTGTTCCTGTTCTTCATTGCCATCATGTTTGCCATTAGTTTGGTGAGTTTGTTTGGCTACCACATTTACCTGGTGCTCATGAATCGCACGACACTCG AGTCATTTAGGGCGCCCATCTTCAGAGTGGGCGGCCCGGATAAGAACGGCTACAACTTGGGTCGCTATGCCAACTTCTGCGAGGTCTTCGGCGACGACTGGCAGTACTGGCTCCTGCCCGTCTTCTCCAG TCGCGGTGATGGCTACAGCTATCCGACCTCCAGTGACCAGAGCCGAGTGTCCAGCACCTCGCCCGTCCAGCGGTACGATGCCATGGGGGATACGGCCACCAGCAGGTTAGATGGCAATCCAACAGATAAGTTGATTGGCGCTAGTCCCCTCGACTCCACTAACCATCACCACCACCAATCGCCTCATCAAGTAAGAAGCACCAGCGCCCCGCCCAcgcagcagttgcagttgcagccaCCATCTCGATTCCGGGACGAGCTGGACGAGCGGCCGGAGCATCTGGCAAACGGCCAGTCCTTAAACTCCAGCACGGCAGCAGTCAGGTCTAGTCAGGCGGCGGAGGGAGGAGGAGCGAATGGGGCAGCCGTGTACATCGATATGATCGGGGATCATCCGCTAGCAGCCGCTGGCGCCGATCCTGCCAAGGAATCCCCACGCCCGCCGAACGGCGATCTGCCAGTTTGA
- the LOC108067861 gene encoding palmitoyltransferase ZDHHC20-B isoform X4 yields MGNDDHRRRKTPCGFCMAVFKWIPVLFITAVIAWSYYAYVVELCIRNSQNTIGMIFMLLFYHLFLTLFMWSYWRTIMTSVGRIPDQWRIPDEEVTRLFRADSPDTQKRILNNFARDLPVTNRTMNGSVRFCEKCKIIKPDRAHHCSVCSCCVLKMDHHCPWVNNCVNFYNYKYFVLFLGYALVYCLYVAFTSLHDFVDFWKGQLNASGMGRFHILFLFFIAIMFAISLVSLFGYHIYLVLMNRTTLESFRAPIFRVGGPDKNGYNLGRYANFCEVFGDDWQYWLLPVFSSRGDGYSYPTSSDQSRVSSTSPVQRYDAMGDTATSRLDGNPTDKLIGASPLDSTNHHHHQSPHQVRSTSAPPTQQLQLQPPSRFRDELDERPEHLANGQSLNSSTAAVRSSQAAEGGGANGAAVYIDMIGDHPLAAAGADPAKESPRPPNGDLPV; encoded by the exons ATGGGAAACGACGACCATCGACGGCGGAAGACTCCTTGCGGATTTTGCATGGCGGTCTTCAAGTGGATCCCGGTGCTGTTCATCACCGCGGTGATAGCCTGGTCCTACTACGCCTACGTGGTGGAGCTGTGTATCC GCAACTCGCAGAACACCATTGGCATGATCTTCATGCTGCTCTTCTACCACCTCTTCCTCACCCTGTTCATGTGGTCCTACTGGCGCACCATAATGACCTCCGTGGGCCGAATACCGGATCAG TGGCGGATACCGGACGAGGAAGTGACGCGACTATTCCGGGCCGACAGCCCGGACACCCAGAAACGCATTCTCAACAACTTTGCACGAGACTTGCCAGTCACTAATCG CACAATGAACGGCTCCGTGCGCTTCTGCGAAAAGTGCAAGATCATCAAGCCGGACCGGGCGCACCACTGCAGCGTGTGCAGCTGCTGCGTGCTGAAGATGGACCACCACTGCCCCTGGGTGAACAACTGCGTCAACTTCTACAACTACAAGTACTTCGTGCTGTTCCTGGGCTACGCACTCGTCTACTGCCTGTATGTGGCCTTCACCTCGCTGCACGACTTTGTCGACTTCTGGAAG GGACAACTGAACGCCAGCGGAATGGGACGCTTTCACATCTTGTTCCTGTTCTTCATTGCCATCATGTTTGCCATTAGTTTGGTGAGTTTGTTTGGCTACCACATTTACCTGGTGCTCATGAATCGCACGACACTCG AGTCATTTAGGGCGCCCATCTTCAGAGTGGGCGGCCCGGATAAGAACGGCTACAACTTGGGTCGCTATGCCAACTTCTGCGAGGTCTTCGGCGACGACTGGCAGTACTGGCTCCTGCCCGTCTTCTCCAG TCGCGGTGATGGCTACAGCTATCCGACCTCCAGTGACCAGAGCCGAGTGTCCAGCACCTCGCCCGTCCAGCGGTACGATGCCATGGGGGATACGGCCACCAGCAGGTTAGATGGCAATCCAACAGATAAGTTGATTGGCGCTAGTCCCCTCGACTCCACTAACCATCACCACCACCAATCGCCTCATCAAGTAAGAAGCACCAGCGCCCCGCCCAcgcagcagttgcagttgcagccaCCATCTCGATTCCGGGACGAGCTGGACGAGCGGCCGGAGCATCTGGCAAACGGCCAGTCCTTAAACTCCAGCACGGCAGCAGTCAGGTCTAGTCAGGCGGCGGAGGGAGGAGGAGCGAATGGGGCAGCCGTGTACATCGATATGATCGGGGATCATCCGCTAGCAGCCGCTGGCGCCGATCCTGCCAAGGAATCCCCACGCCCGCCGAACGGCGATCTGCCAGTTTGA
- the LOC108067861 gene encoding palmitoyltransferase ZDHHC20-B isoform X7 has product MGNDDHRRRKTPCGFCMAVFKWIPVLFITAVIAWSYYAYVVELCIRNSQNTIGMIFMLLFYHLFLTLFMWSYWRTIMTSVGRIPDQWRIPDEEVTRLFRADSPDTQKRILNNFARDLPVTNRTMNGSVRFCEKCKIIKPDRAHHCSVCSCCVLKMDHHCPWVNNCVNFYNYKYFVLFLGYALVYCLYVAFTSLHDFVDFWKVGAGQLNASGMGRFHILFLFFIAIMFAISLVSLFGYHIYLVLMNRTTLESFRAPIFRVGGPDKNGYNLGRYANFCEVFGDDWQYWLLPVFSSFGDGKTFPIRHVEEDTESLLGYHSDTRIELEEDFLPEPRFQDSIP; this is encoded by the exons ATGGGAAACGACGACCATCGACGGCGGAAGACTCCTTGCGGATTTTGCATGGCGGTCTTCAAGTGGATCCCGGTGCTGTTCATCACCGCGGTGATAGCCTGGTCCTACTACGCCTACGTGGTGGAGCTGTGTATCC GCAACTCGCAGAACACCATTGGCATGATCTTCATGCTGCTCTTCTACCACCTCTTCCTCACCCTGTTCATGTGGTCCTACTGGCGCACCATAATGACCTCCGTGGGCCGAATACCGGATCAG TGGCGGATACCGGACGAGGAAGTGACGCGACTATTCCGGGCCGACAGCCCGGACACCCAGAAACGCATTCTCAACAACTTTGCACGAGACTTGCCAGTCACTAATCG CACAATGAACGGCTCCGTGCGCTTCTGCGAAAAGTGCAAGATCATCAAGCCGGACCGGGCGCACCACTGCAGCGTGTGCAGCTGCTGCGTGCTGAAGATGGACCACCACTGCCCCTGGGTGAACAACTGCGTCAACTTCTACAACTACAAGTACTTCGTGCTGTTCCTGGGCTACGCACTCGTCTACTGCCTGTATGTGGCCTTCACCTCGCTGCACGACTTTGTCGACTTCTGGAAGGTAGGTGCC GGACAACTGAACGCCAGCGGAATGGGACGCTTTCACATCTTGTTCCTGTTCTTCATTGCCATCATGTTTGCCATTAGTTTGGTGAGTTTGTTTGGCTACCACATTTACCTGGTGCTCATGAATCGCACGACACTCG AGTCATTTAGGGCGCCCATCTTCAGAGTGGGCGGCCCGGATAAGAACGGCTACAACTTGGGTCGCTATGCCAACTTCTGCGAGGTCTTCGGCGACGACTGGCAGTACTGGCTCCTGCCCGTCTTCTCCAG CTTCGGCGATGGCAAAACATTCCCCATCCGACATGTGGAGGAGGACACCGAATCCTTACTCGGATATCACAGCGACACGCGCATCGAGCTGGAGGAGGACTTTCTGCCGGAGCCGCGGTTCCAGGACTCGATTCCGTAG
- the LOC108067861 gene encoding palmitoyltransferase ZDHHC20-B isoform X6, with translation MGNDDHRRRKTPCGFCMAVFKWIPVLFITAVIAWSYYAYVVELCIRNSQNTIGMIFMLLFYHLFLTLFMWSYWRTIMTSVGRIPDQWRIPDEEVTRLFRADSPDTQKRILNNFARDLPVTNRTMNGSVRFCEKCKIIKPDRAHHCSVCSCCVLKMDHHCPWVNNCVNFYNYKYFVLFLGYALVYCLYVAFTSLHDFVDFWKVGAYDNNGYSAQGQLNASGMGRFHILFLFFIAIMFAISLVSLFGYHIYLVLMNRTTLESFRAPIFRVGGPDKNGYNLGRYANFCEVFGDDWQYWLLPVFSSFGDGKTFPIRHVEEDTESLLGYHSDTRIELEEDFLPEPRFQDSIP, from the exons ATGGGAAACGACGACCATCGACGGCGGAAGACTCCTTGCGGATTTTGCATGGCGGTCTTCAAGTGGATCCCGGTGCTGTTCATCACCGCGGTGATAGCCTGGTCCTACTACGCCTACGTGGTGGAGCTGTGTATCC GCAACTCGCAGAACACCATTGGCATGATCTTCATGCTGCTCTTCTACCACCTCTTCCTCACCCTGTTCATGTGGTCCTACTGGCGCACCATAATGACCTCCGTGGGCCGAATACCGGATCAG TGGCGGATACCGGACGAGGAAGTGACGCGACTATTCCGGGCCGACAGCCCGGACACCCAGAAACGCATTCTCAACAACTTTGCACGAGACTTGCCAGTCACTAATCG CACAATGAACGGCTCCGTGCGCTTCTGCGAAAAGTGCAAGATCATCAAGCCGGACCGGGCGCACCACTGCAGCGTGTGCAGCTGCTGCGTGCTGAAGATGGACCACCACTGCCCCTGGGTGAACAACTGCGTCAACTTCTACAACTACAAGTACTTCGTGCTGTTCCTGGGCTACGCACTCGTCTACTGCCTGTATGTGGCCTTCACCTCGCTGCACGACTTTGTCGACTTCTGGAAGGTAGGTGCC TACGATAATAATGGTTACTCGGCACAGGGACAACTGAACGCCAGCGGAATGGGACGCTTTCACATCTTGTTCCTGTTCTTCATTGCCATCATGTTTGCCATTAGTTTGGTGAGTTTGTTTGGCTACCACATTTACCTGGTGCTCATGAATCGCACGACACTCG AGTCATTTAGGGCGCCCATCTTCAGAGTGGGCGGCCCGGATAAGAACGGCTACAACTTGGGTCGCTATGCCAACTTCTGCGAGGTCTTCGGCGACGACTGGCAGTACTGGCTCCTGCCCGTCTTCTCCAG CTTCGGCGATGGCAAAACATTCCCCATCCGACATGTGGAGGAGGACACCGAATCCTTACTCGGATATCACAGCGACACGCGCATCGAGCTGGAGGAGGACTTTCTGCCGGAGCCGCGGTTCCAGGACTCGATTCCGTAG
- the LOC108067861 gene encoding palmitoyltransferase ZDHHC20-B isoform X3, whose product MGNDDHRRRKTPCGFCMAVFKWIPVLFITAVIAWSYYAYVVELCIRNSQNTIGMIFMLLFYHLFLTLFMWSYWRTIMTSVGRIPDQWRIPDEEVTRLFRADSPDTQKRILNNFARDLPVTNRTMNGSVRFCEKCKIIKPDRAHHCSVCSCCVLKMDHHCPWVNNCVNFYNYKYFVLFLGYALVYCLYVAFTSLHDFVDFWKVGAGQLNASGMGRFHILFLFFIAIMFAISLVSLFGYHIYLVLMNRTTLESFRAPIFRVGGPDKNGYNLGRYANFCEVFGDDWQYWLLPVFSSRGDGYSYPTSSDQSRVSSTSPVQRYDAMGDTATSRLDGNPTDKLIGASPLDSTNHHHHQSPHQVRSTSAPPTQQLQLQPPSRFRDELDERPEHLANGQSLNSSTAAVRSSQAAEGGGANGAAVYIDMIGDHPLAAAGADPAKESPRPPNGDLPV is encoded by the exons ATGGGAAACGACGACCATCGACGGCGGAAGACTCCTTGCGGATTTTGCATGGCGGTCTTCAAGTGGATCCCGGTGCTGTTCATCACCGCGGTGATAGCCTGGTCCTACTACGCCTACGTGGTGGAGCTGTGTATCC GCAACTCGCAGAACACCATTGGCATGATCTTCATGCTGCTCTTCTACCACCTCTTCCTCACCCTGTTCATGTGGTCCTACTGGCGCACCATAATGACCTCCGTGGGCCGAATACCGGATCAG TGGCGGATACCGGACGAGGAAGTGACGCGACTATTCCGGGCCGACAGCCCGGACACCCAGAAACGCATTCTCAACAACTTTGCACGAGACTTGCCAGTCACTAATCG CACAATGAACGGCTCCGTGCGCTTCTGCGAAAAGTGCAAGATCATCAAGCCGGACCGGGCGCACCACTGCAGCGTGTGCAGCTGCTGCGTGCTGAAGATGGACCACCACTGCCCCTGGGTGAACAACTGCGTCAACTTCTACAACTACAAGTACTTCGTGCTGTTCCTGGGCTACGCACTCGTCTACTGCCTGTATGTGGCCTTCACCTCGCTGCACGACTTTGTCGACTTCTGGAAGGTAGGTGCC GGACAACTGAACGCCAGCGGAATGGGACGCTTTCACATCTTGTTCCTGTTCTTCATTGCCATCATGTTTGCCATTAGTTTGGTGAGTTTGTTTGGCTACCACATTTACCTGGTGCTCATGAATCGCACGACACTCG AGTCATTTAGGGCGCCCATCTTCAGAGTGGGCGGCCCGGATAAGAACGGCTACAACTTGGGTCGCTATGCCAACTTCTGCGAGGTCTTCGGCGACGACTGGCAGTACTGGCTCCTGCCCGTCTTCTCCAG TCGCGGTGATGGCTACAGCTATCCGACCTCCAGTGACCAGAGCCGAGTGTCCAGCACCTCGCCCGTCCAGCGGTACGATGCCATGGGGGATACGGCCACCAGCAGGTTAGATGGCAATCCAACAGATAAGTTGATTGGCGCTAGTCCCCTCGACTCCACTAACCATCACCACCACCAATCGCCTCATCAAGTAAGAAGCACCAGCGCCCCGCCCAcgcagcagttgcagttgcagccaCCATCTCGATTCCGGGACGAGCTGGACGAGCGGCCGGAGCATCTGGCAAACGGCCAGTCCTTAAACTCCAGCACGGCAGCAGTCAGGTCTAGTCAGGCGGCGGAGGGAGGAGGAGCGAATGGGGCAGCCGTGTACATCGATATGATCGGGGATCATCCGCTAGCAGCCGCTGGCGCCGATCCTGCCAAGGAATCCCCACGCCCGCCGAACGGCGATCTGCCAGTTTGA
- the LOC108067861 gene encoding palmitoyltransferase ZDHHC20-B isoform X2, whose translation MGNDDHRRRKTPCGFCMAVFKWIPVLFITAVIAWSYYAYVVELCIRNSQNTIGMIFMLLFYHLFLTLFMWSYWRTIMTSVGRIPDQWRIPDEEVTRLFRADSPDTQKRILNNFARDLPVTNRTMNGSVRFCEKCKIIKPDRAHHCSVCSCCVLKMDHHCPWVNNCVNFYNYKYFVLFLGYALVYCLYVAFTSLHDFVDFWKYDNNGYSAQGQLNASGMGRFHILFLFFIAIMFAISLVSLFGYHIYLVLMNRTTLESFRAPIFRVGGPDKNGYNLGRYANFCEVFGDDWQYWLLPVFSSRGDGYSYPTSSDQSRVSSTSPVQRYDAMGDTATSRLDGNPTDKLIGASPLDSTNHHHHQSPHQVRSTSAPPTQQLQLQPPSRFRDELDERPEHLANGQSLNSSTAAVRSSQAAEGGGANGAAVYIDMIGDHPLAAAGADPAKESPRPPNGDLPV comes from the exons ATGGGAAACGACGACCATCGACGGCGGAAGACTCCTTGCGGATTTTGCATGGCGGTCTTCAAGTGGATCCCGGTGCTGTTCATCACCGCGGTGATAGCCTGGTCCTACTACGCCTACGTGGTGGAGCTGTGTATCC GCAACTCGCAGAACACCATTGGCATGATCTTCATGCTGCTCTTCTACCACCTCTTCCTCACCCTGTTCATGTGGTCCTACTGGCGCACCATAATGACCTCCGTGGGCCGAATACCGGATCAG TGGCGGATACCGGACGAGGAAGTGACGCGACTATTCCGGGCCGACAGCCCGGACACCCAGAAACGCATTCTCAACAACTTTGCACGAGACTTGCCAGTCACTAATCG CACAATGAACGGCTCCGTGCGCTTCTGCGAAAAGTGCAAGATCATCAAGCCGGACCGGGCGCACCACTGCAGCGTGTGCAGCTGCTGCGTGCTGAAGATGGACCACCACTGCCCCTGGGTGAACAACTGCGTCAACTTCTACAACTACAAGTACTTCGTGCTGTTCCTGGGCTACGCACTCGTCTACTGCCTGTATGTGGCCTTCACCTCGCTGCACGACTTTGTCGACTTCTGGAAG TACGATAATAATGGTTACTCGGCACAGGGACAACTGAACGCCAGCGGAATGGGACGCTTTCACATCTTGTTCCTGTTCTTCATTGCCATCATGTTTGCCATTAGTTTGGTGAGTTTGTTTGGCTACCACATTTACCTGGTGCTCATGAATCGCACGACACTCG AGTCATTTAGGGCGCCCATCTTCAGAGTGGGCGGCCCGGATAAGAACGGCTACAACTTGGGTCGCTATGCCAACTTCTGCGAGGTCTTCGGCGACGACTGGCAGTACTGGCTCCTGCCCGTCTTCTCCAG TCGCGGTGATGGCTACAGCTATCCGACCTCCAGTGACCAGAGCCGAGTGTCCAGCACCTCGCCCGTCCAGCGGTACGATGCCATGGGGGATACGGCCACCAGCAGGTTAGATGGCAATCCAACAGATAAGTTGATTGGCGCTAGTCCCCTCGACTCCACTAACCATCACCACCACCAATCGCCTCATCAAGTAAGAAGCACCAGCGCCCCGCCCAcgcagcagttgcagttgcagccaCCATCTCGATTCCGGGACGAGCTGGACGAGCGGCCGGAGCATCTGGCAAACGGCCAGTCCTTAAACTCCAGCACGGCAGCAGTCAGGTCTAGTCAGGCGGCGGAGGGAGGAGGAGCGAATGGGGCAGCCGTGTACATCGATATGATCGGGGATCATCCGCTAGCAGCCGCTGGCGCCGATCCTGCCAAGGAATCCCCACGCCCGCCGAACGGCGATCTGCCAGTTTGA
- the LOC108067861 gene encoding palmitoyltransferase ZDHHC20-B isoform X5, producing MGNDDHRRRKTPCGFCMAVFKWIPVLFITAVIAWSYYAYVVELCIRNSQNTIGMIFMLLFYHLFLTLFMWSYWRTIMTSVGRIPDQWRIPDEEVTRLFRADSPDTQKRILNNFARDLPVTNRTMNGSVRFCEKCKIIKPDRAHHCSVCSCCVLKMDHHCPWVNNCVNFYNYKYFVLFLGYALVYCLYVAFTSLHDFVDFWKVGAYDNNGYSAQGQLNASGMGRFHILFLFFIAIMFAISLVSLFGYHIYLVLMNRTTLESFRAPIFRVGGPDKNGYNLGRYANFCEVFGDDWQYWLLPVFSSRGDGYSYPTSSDQSRVSSTSPVQRYDAMGDTATSSKKHQRPAHAAVAVAATISIPGRAGRAAGASGKRPVLKLQHGSSQV from the exons ATGGGAAACGACGACCATCGACGGCGGAAGACTCCTTGCGGATTTTGCATGGCGGTCTTCAAGTGGATCCCGGTGCTGTTCATCACCGCGGTGATAGCCTGGTCCTACTACGCCTACGTGGTGGAGCTGTGTATCC GCAACTCGCAGAACACCATTGGCATGATCTTCATGCTGCTCTTCTACCACCTCTTCCTCACCCTGTTCATGTGGTCCTACTGGCGCACCATAATGACCTCCGTGGGCCGAATACCGGATCAG TGGCGGATACCGGACGAGGAAGTGACGCGACTATTCCGGGCCGACAGCCCGGACACCCAGAAACGCATTCTCAACAACTTTGCACGAGACTTGCCAGTCACTAATCG CACAATGAACGGCTCCGTGCGCTTCTGCGAAAAGTGCAAGATCATCAAGCCGGACCGGGCGCACCACTGCAGCGTGTGCAGCTGCTGCGTGCTGAAGATGGACCACCACTGCCCCTGGGTGAACAACTGCGTCAACTTCTACAACTACAAGTACTTCGTGCTGTTCCTGGGCTACGCACTCGTCTACTGCCTGTATGTGGCCTTCACCTCGCTGCACGACTTTGTCGACTTCTGGAAGGTAGGTGCC TACGATAATAATGGTTACTCGGCACAGGGACAACTGAACGCCAGCGGAATGGGACGCTTTCACATCTTGTTCCTGTTCTTCATTGCCATCATGTTTGCCATTAGTTTGGTGAGTTTGTTTGGCTACCACATTTACCTGGTGCTCATGAATCGCACGACACTCG AGTCATTTAGGGCGCCCATCTTCAGAGTGGGCGGCCCGGATAAGAACGGCTACAACTTGGGTCGCTATGCCAACTTCTGCGAGGTCTTCGGCGACGACTGGCAGTACTGGCTCCTGCCCGTCTTCTCCAG TCGCGGTGATGGCTACAGCTATCCGACCTCCAGTGACCAGAGCCGAGTGTCCAGCACCTCGCCCGTCCAGCGGTACGATGCCATGGGGGATACGGCCACCAGCAG TAAGAAGCACCAGCGCCCCGCCCAcgcagcagttgcagttgcagccaCCATCTCGATTCCGGGACGAGCTGGACGAGCGGCCGGAGCATCTGGCAAACGGCCAGTCCTTAAACTCCAGCACGGCAGCAGTCAGGTCTAG